Proteins encoded within one genomic window of Brassica rapa cultivar Chiifu-401-42 chromosome A09, CAAS_Brap_v3.01, whole genome shotgun sequence:
- the LOC103843127 gene encoding pentatricopeptide repeat-containing protein At1g12620-like — protein MLCRRLVLVPRILSSPVSTLATPLLSFIRSSCERGYSGLGSDRNLSSYKERLRSGLVDIKKKDAVALFQSMIRSRPLPTVMDFNKLFSAVARTKQYDLVLDLCKQMELQGIAHSIYTLSIMINCFCRLRELGFAFSVMGKMLRLGYEPDTITFSTLINGLCLVGRVSEAVELVDRMVEMEVIPNLITLNTIVNGLCLQGEVSEAMALIDRMMDNGCQPNERTYGPVLNRMCKSGNTALALDLLRKMEHRKIKLDAVTYNFIIDSLCKDGSLEDALSLFNEMETKGIKPNVFTYNSLIRGFCSAGRWDDGAPLLRDMITRGITPTVITFNSLIDSFVKVGKLTEAQDLYNEMITRGTYPDIITYNSMINGLCNEKRLDEANQMLDLMVSKECDPDIVTYNTFINGYCKAKRVDEGMRHFRKMCMRGVVANTVTYNTLIQGFCQSGKLNVAKELFQEMVSQGVHPDIVTYKILLDGLCDNGEVEEALGILDQMHKSKMELDFGIYNIIIHGMCNANKVDDAWSLFCSLRSKGVKPDVKTYTTMIGGLCKKGSLSEAGMLCKKMEEDGIAPNDCTYNTLIRAHLRDGDLTKSAKLIEEMKRCGFSADASTIKIVMDMLSDGRMKKSFLDMLS, from the coding sequence atGTTGTGTCGGAGATTGGTGCTTGTGCCTCGTATCCTCTCGAGTCCTGTTAGTACTCTTGCAACTCCTTTGCTCTCTTTTATCAGATCCTCATGCGAACGAGGCTACTCTGGTCTCGGCAGCGATAGAAATCTCTCATCTTACAAAGAGAGACTGAGAAGTGGTCTGGTCGATATCAAGAAGAAGGATGCTGTAGCTCTGTTTCAGTCCATGATTAGGTCTCGTCCTCTTCCTACGGTCATGGATTTCAATAAACTGTTTAGTGCAGTAGCCAGAACGAAACAGTATGATCTCGTGTTGGATCTCTGCAAGCAAATGGAACTGCAAGGGATTGCACATAGCATTTACACGCTGAGTATTATGATCAATTGCTTCTGCCGTCTGCGGGAACTCGGTTTTGCTTTTTCTGTGATGGGTAAGATGTTGAGGCTTGGGTATGAGCCTGACACAATCACATTCTCAACTTTGATCAACGGTTTATGTCTGGTGGGTAGAGTTTCCGAAGCTGTGGAGTTAGTTGATCGTATGGTGGAAATGGAGGTTATACCAAATCTCATCACGCTCAACACTATTGTCAATGGACTTTGTCTCCAAGGTGAAGTGTCTGAGGCAATGGCTTTGATCGATCGAATGATGGATAATGGATGCCAACCCAATGAACGTACCTATGGTCCGGTTTTGAACAGAATGTGCAAGTCAGGTAACACTGCCTTGGCCTTGGATCTGCTCAGAAAGATGGAACACAGAAAGATCAAGCTCGATGCAGTCACATACAATTTCATCATTGACAGTCTTTGCAAAGATGGGAGCCTCGAAGATGCACTCAGCCTTTTCAATGAAATGGAAACCAAAGGTATCAAACCAAATGTCTTTACCTACAACTCTCTCATTAGAGGCTTCTGTAGTGCTGGAAGATGGGATGATGGTGCACCGTTGCTGAGGGATATGATCACAAGGGGAATCACCCCCACCGTCATCACTTTCAATTCTTTGATTGATAGTTTTGTGAAAGTGGGAAAGCTTACTGAGGCTCAAGATTTGTACAACGAGATGATCACAAGAGGCACATATCCTGATATCATTACATATAACTCTATGATAAATGGGCTGTGCAATGAAAAACGCTTAGATGAAGCCAACCAGATGCTGGATCTGATGGTTAGCAAGGAATGCGATCCTGATATCGTGACTTATAATACTTTTATAAATGGATACTGTAAGGCTAAACGAGTTGATGAAGGTATGAGACATTTCCGCAAAATGTGTATGAGAGGAGTGGTTGCCAATACAGTCACTTATAACACTCTCATCCAAGGGTTTTGTCAATCAGGAAAACTTAATGTTGCCAAAGAACTCTTCCAGGAGATGGTCTCTCAAGGTGTTCATCCTGATATTGTAACCTACAAAATTTTGCTGGATGGATTGTGTGACAATGGAGAAGTAGAAGAGGCTTTGGGAATACTTGATCAAATGCACAAGAGTAAGATGGAACTTGATTTTGGTATATATAATATCATCATTCACGGGATGTGCAATGCAAATAAGGTCGATGATGCTTGGAGTTTGTTCTGTAGCCTACGTTCGAAAGGAGTGAAACCAGACGTCAAGACATATACTACAATGATTGGAGGATTGTGTAAGAAAGGATCGCTGTCTGAAGCGGGCATGTTATGTAAGAAGATGGAAGAGGATGGGATTGCGCCAAATGATTGTACATACAACACTCTTATCAGGGCACATCTCCGAGATGGTGACTTAACAAAATCAGCAAAACTTATCGAAGAAATGAAGAGGTGTGGGTTCTCTGCAGATGCTTCAACCATAAAGATTGTTATGGATATGTTATCGGATGGTAGGATGAAGAAAAGCTTTCTGGATATGCTTTCTTAG
- the LOC103843128 gene encoding ATP-dependent Clp protease proteolytic subunit-related protein 2, chloroplastic isoform X2 — protein MAVSFNTTLHQCSLSPSCSIKLYSGLKPQSASFLTNGYQNLNKEFYGRIHKSLESGTGKANRSRVKMMPIGTPRVPYRNREEGTWQWVDIWNALYRERVIFIGQNIDEEFSNQILATMLYLDTLDDSRRIYMYLNGPGGDLTPSLAIYDTMKSLKSPVGTHCVGLAYNLAGFLLAAGEKGQRFAMPLSRIALTSPAGAARGQADDIQNEAKELSRIRDYLFNELANNTGQPAERIFKDLSRVKRFNAEEAMEYGLIDKIVRPPRIKADAPRQDETSGLG, from the exons ATGGCGGTCTCGTTTAATACAACCCTTCACCAGTGTTCTCTGAGTCCGAG CTGTAGCATCAAGCTTTATTCTGGGTTAAAGCCTCAATCTGCAA GCTTTTTGACAAATGGGTATCAGAATCTGAATAAGGAGTTCTATGGCAGGATCCACAAGAGTTTGGAGTCCGG GACTGGGAAAGCGAATAGGTCGAGGGTGAAGATGATGCCAATAGGTACACCGAGAGTGCCTTACAGAAACCGAGAAGAAGGAACTTGGCAATGGGTTGACATATGGAACGCCCTT TATCGAGAGCGTGTGATCTTCATTGGACAAAACATTGATGAAGAGTTTAGCAACCAGATACTAGCAACTATGTTGTATCTTGATACTCTTGATGACTCTAGGAGGATTTATATGTACCTTAATGGACCAGGCGGTGAT CTTACTCCAAGTCTGGCTATCTATGATACGATGAAGAGCTTGAAGAGTCCGGTGGGGACACACTGTGTTGGGCTTGCCTATAACCTTGCAGGTTTTCTTCTTGCTGCTGGAGAAAAG GGTCAACGGTTTGCGATGCCATTGTCAAGAATCGCCCTCACGTCACCAGCTGGTGCAGCCCGTGGTCAG GCTGATGATATCCAAAACGAAGCAAAAGAGCTTTCAAGGATAAGAGATTACCTCTTCAACGAGCTAGCCAACAATACAGGGCAGCCTGCGGAAAGG ATCTTCAAAGACTTGAGCAGAGTGAAAAGGTTCAACGCAGAAGAAGCTATGGAGTACGGGCTTATCGATAAGATTGTTAGACCACCGCGCATCAAAGCGGACGCTCCTCGCCAAGACGAAACCTCAGGTCTCGGTTAA
- the LOC103843128 gene encoding ATP-dependent Clp protease proteolytic subunit-related protein 2, chloroplastic isoform X1 gives MAVSFNTTLHQCSLSPSCSIKLYSGLKPQSAKSIAGFLTNGYQNLNKEFYGRIHKSLESGTGKANRSRVKMMPIGTPRVPYRNREEGTWQWVDIWNALYRERVIFIGQNIDEEFSNQILATMLYLDTLDDSRRIYMYLNGPGGDLTPSLAIYDTMKSLKSPVGTHCVGLAYNLAGFLLAAGEKGQRFAMPLSRIALTSPAGAARGQADDIQNEAKELSRIRDYLFNELANNTGQPAERIFKDLSRVKRFNAEEAMEYGLIDKIVRPPRIKADAPRQDETSGLG, from the exons ATGGCGGTCTCGTTTAATACAACCCTTCACCAGTGTTCTCTGAGTCCGAG CTGTAGCATCAAGCTTTATTCTGGGTTAAAGCCTCAATCTGCAA AATCTATTGCAGGCTTTTTGACAAATGGGTATCAGAATCTGAATAAGGAGTTCTATGGCAGGATCCACAAGAGTTTGGAGTCCGG GACTGGGAAAGCGAATAGGTCGAGGGTGAAGATGATGCCAATAGGTACACCGAGAGTGCCTTACAGAAACCGAGAAGAAGGAACTTGGCAATGGGTTGACATATGGAACGCCCTT TATCGAGAGCGTGTGATCTTCATTGGACAAAACATTGATGAAGAGTTTAGCAACCAGATACTAGCAACTATGTTGTATCTTGATACTCTTGATGACTCTAGGAGGATTTATATGTACCTTAATGGACCAGGCGGTGAT CTTACTCCAAGTCTGGCTATCTATGATACGATGAAGAGCTTGAAGAGTCCGGTGGGGACACACTGTGTTGGGCTTGCCTATAACCTTGCAGGTTTTCTTCTTGCTGCTGGAGAAAAG GGTCAACGGTTTGCGATGCCATTGTCAAGAATCGCCCTCACGTCACCAGCTGGTGCAGCCCGTGGTCAG GCTGATGATATCCAAAACGAAGCAAAAGAGCTTTCAAGGATAAGAGATTACCTCTTCAACGAGCTAGCCAACAATACAGGGCAGCCTGCGGAAAGG ATCTTCAAAGACTTGAGCAGAGTGAAAAGGTTCAACGCAGAAGAAGCTATGGAGTACGGGCTTATCGATAAGATTGTTAGACCACCGCGCATCAAAGCGGACGCTCCTCGCCAAGACGAAACCTCAGGTCTCGGTTAA
- the LOC103843131 gene encoding protein cornichon homolog 4 has protein sequence MGDIWTWLISFFFLIALVGIIVYQLVCLADLEFDYINPYDSASRINSVVLPEFIVQGVLCVFYLITGHWFMALLCLPYLYYNFQLYSKRQHLVDVTEIFNLLNWEKKKRLFKLAYIILNLFLTIFWMIYSALDDHED, from the exons ATGGGAGATATTTGGACATGGCTTatatccttcttcttcctcatcgcTCTTGTCGGAATCATCGTCTATCAG CTTGTTTGCTTAGCGGATCTTGAGTTTGATTACATCAACCCTTACGACTCTGCATCGAGGATAAACTCCGTGGTGTTACCGGAGTTCATTGTACAAGGAGTTCTATGTGTATTCTATCTCATTACAGGACACTGGTTCATGGCACTCCTATGCCTCCCTTATCTCTACTACAACTTCCAACT CTACTCGAAGCGACAACACTTGGTAGATGTCACAGAGATCTTCAATTTGCTTAACTGGGAGAAGAAGAAACGGCTGTTCAAACTCGCTTACATAATCCTTAACCTCTTTCTCACTATCTTCTG GATGATTTATTCAGCGCTGGATGATCACGAGGATTGA